The genomic window GTTCCAAGATTTCCAATTCCGTGTTGGTTTGCGTCAGGGAAGCGTTGACTTCTAACAGGCTTTCCTCGTGATCGGCGCCCAGTTGTTGTTCTTCTTGCAAACGCTCCATCCGCCGCTGCTTGTTCGCAACGGGCGCGAGCATCTTCGATCGGCGCAGGCGTGCTGTTTTGGCTGATAGCGATGCGGGCGCAAGAGGTGTCCAGCACGCTGATGGCTTTGTCGGGCAATTGACGGCCCGTGATGTAGCGGCTCGAGAGGCCTGACCGCCGCATCGATGGCTTCGTCCAAAATACGGACATGATGGTGTTGTTCCAGCTGGTTGGCGATTTCCCCGCAGCATTGCTTTGGCGACTTCCTGCGATGGTTCTTCCACTTTGACGACTTGGAACCGTCGGGTCAAAGCGGCATCTTTTTCGAAGTATTTTTTGTATTCCGACCAAGTGGTGGCCGCGATCGTTCGAAGCTCACCGCGAGCCAAGGCGGGCTTGAGCAGATTGGCTGCGTCGCCGCCGCCCGCGTCGCCGCCGGCGCCGATCAGCGTATGAGCTTCGTCGATCATCAGGATGATTGGCGTGGGGCTGGCGCCGATTTCGTTGAGGATCGATTTGAGTCGATTTTCGAATTCACCTTTGACGCCCGCTCCGGCTTCCAATTGTCCCAGATCAAGCGACCGAATCGAGATACCTTTGAGCGCATCGGGAACGTCGCCGCGTACGACCTTCAACGCAAAGCCTTCAACCACAGCCGTTTTGCCGACGCCCGGTTCGCCGGTCAGGATCGGATTGTTCTGGCGGCGGCGGAGCAGAATGTCCATCAGTTGCCGGATCTCCGCGTCGCGGCCGAGCACGGGATCGATCTTGCCTTGGCGAGCTTGTGCGGTCAGGTCATTGGTGTAACGATCCAAGTTGGGCGTTTTGGAATTGGGGTTAGATCCGGTCCCGGACCCGTCCTCTGAGACGGCTTCTGCGTTGCCAGGCAGCGCTCCCACCGGCAACGCACGTCGCGCTTCGACGCTGCGACCGGCGACGCTGGGTAGACCATCGGTGATCGCATCGGCCGAAATGCCATCGAGCAAACGAACCAGGGGCGCTCCGCAATCAAAGTGCAGCGGGTCTCGAATCAGAGCGGCCAAAATATGCCCAGAGCGGATCTGGCTGTCACCGTATTGCACCGTCGCCAGCATCCAAGCCGCTTTGATCAGTTCCACCGTCTGCGTACTCAAACTTGGTGGCCGGCCGTTACCGGTTCGCATCTTATCCAGAATGCCTTCCAAGACTCTTTGAAAACGCGCCGTATCGACGTCGAAGTGTCGCAGCAATACGGGCAGATCGCCGTCTTCTTGTTCGATGAGCTTCAACAACCAATGTTCGATTTCGACATGGTAGTGGGTCCTCGATAGGCAAAGTCCGGCGGCGCCTTCGAGGCATTGACGCGACGTAGAATTCAATTTTGCGACGAGACTTTTCAGCTGGAGATTGGCCATCGGGGAAGGTCTTTTGAAGGGAGGAATAAATGGTTTTGGGGGAGTGGCAAACGGGGGGGGGACTCCGGACGCAATCAATCGCGGAGTGACGTCGGTTTACGTCGTAGTCCGCCAGCCCAGTAGCAGGGCGGTGGTGAGGCAAGTGGCGGCCAGCACGATCGCATAGGTCAGCATCGCCGCGCGGCGTTGCCAGCGATCACTGCTGCGACGTTGCTCGGACCACTGGACTTCGTTCTGTAAATCCAGAATCAGCGGCATCAGGCCTTCGGCGAACGCTTGTTTGTCGGTGCCGGCGATCCCCGTAGCGGCGACAAAACAGCCGCGTAGTCGAATCTGGCCGGCCGTGGTCGAGATCGCTCGCCGCAACATCCGTGACATGCCCTCGCGTCGTTGACGCATCGTGTGGACCAATTGGTGGATGCCGCGGTTGCCCTCGCATAGCTCGCGATCTTGGTCGGCGTGAACAAGGTCACGAGCCATCAAACGGTAACCCAAAGGTGAAAACAGCTCGGTGCAAATCCAACGGACCGCCCGATCAATGCCCGCGGGTCCGGCATCCGGTTCGCTGGTCGGTGGCGCCGGCAGGACGGTACCCAAACGTCGGTCGCGCTGTGAGGCGGGAAAACGTTCCAAAAAGGCCTGGCTACCCGGACTGTGTTCCAAATCGCAAAACACAACTTGCGAAGACACGCTGGACTGCGTGGCCTCAGCAATGGTTTGTAAATCCCGCTCGATCCGCATCCCCACGTGGTCGGCCGTTTCAATATTGTCGGTGGCATCCAAGGGGACCAGAATCAACACGCCGTTGACCGGGCAGTAGGGTTGGCGTACGGCTGCCAATGCGAAGCACAGCGTCCTCAGGCGTTCCAGCAATTCCGTCGCCCGGTCCGTATCCAGGCGAAGGATCGGTTCCACCGCACGGCTGGGCTGCAGCACTTGTTTTTGTGCTTGTTCTGGTTCCGCTTCCGGTTCAACCAAACTTGTCAGGCTGCCCAGCGTCTGTTCCAGACGCTGTCCGACCGTGTTGTCAGGGCTCGTCGTGGGTTGCGTTTGCACCTCGGTGGGAGCGGTGGCCAGGGCCGCGGCCGGCGAACCGGTGGTGGTTGCGGATGCCGCCGTGTCCGTCGAGGGAGCCGTCCATTGGTGAGCGGATTGCGTTGTCGCGAGCTGAGTCCGCTGCGAACCGGAATGAACGGCCCGCTGCAATCGAGTCGGAGCAACACGCTGCTGAGCGGCGCGGCGCACAAAGTCGCCCGTCAGGGAAGCGTCGCGGCAGCAGATATAGATGGCATCGTGATTACCACACACCTGCACCGGCTGGTCGGCTTCCTCGGCCGTCGGCAAAACGCTCAATTCCGTATGGGCGGAGTGAAAGAAGCTGCGGATCCCGGCGGTGGGCGTGCCGATCGTTAAATAGATCGGCGTCTTCTGAATATCGATCCCCGCGCGAACGCACTGGTCGATGCCGTTTTGTAGAGCGGAGGT from Roseimaritima ulvae includes these protein-coding regions:
- a CDS encoding type VI secretion protein IcmF/TssM N-terminal domain-containing protein, producing the protein MLKFLKQSLQSGGKLVLAAVAPMAALRRTDGATQRWCMIGIHVAAMLLLLAGLCVFQTIFQLDSFVRSSLPFVRWAWLPIVGCLFYATAWSAWFVAHTLQLKPDHTPKCAITSALQNGIDQCVRAGIDIQKTPIYLTIGTPTAGIRSFFHSAHTELSVLPTAEEADQPVQVCGNHDAIYICCRDASLTGDFVRRAAQQRVAPTRLQRAVHSGSQRTQLATTQSAHQWTAPSTDTAASATTTGSPAAALATAPTEVQTQPTTSPDNTVGQRLEQTLGSLTSLVEPEAEPEQAQKQVLQPSRAVEPILRLDTDRATELLERLRTLCFALAAVRQPYCPVNGVLILVPLDATDNIETADHVGMRIERDLQTIAEATQSSVSSQVVFCDLEHSPGSQAFLERFPASQRDRRLGTVLPAPPTSEPDAGPAGIDRAVRWICTELFSPLGYRLMARDLVHADQDRELCEGNRGIHQLVHTMRQRREGMSRMLRRAISTTAGQIRLRGCFVAATGIAGTDKQAFAEGLMPLILDLQNEVQWSEQRRSSDRWQRRAAMLTYAIVLAATCLTTALLLGWRTTT